Within Schumannella luteola, the genomic segment GCATCGCTGCTGCTCATCGCGCTCACGATAACCCCCGTCGGTCTCGAATCCGGCTCAGACCGGCAGCTCGCGCTCGCCGCGGAAGCTCGCCGGCTCGCACTGGATCGTGGCGTGGTGGATGCCGTTCTCGTCGAGCACGGCTTGCGTCGACTCGAGCACGGTCGCGTAGTCGGCGCCTTCGGCGACGCGCACGTGTCCGGTGCAGTTCTCGATGCCGGAGGTGAGAGTCCAGACGTGCAGGTCGTGCACGCTGTCGACGCCGGGCAGCGCCTCGATGCGGGCCACGAGCTTCGGCACGTCGACGTGCTTCGGGGCGACCTCGAGCAGGATGCGCAGGGCCTGCCGGGTGAGCAGGAAGGTGCGCGGCAGGATGAACAGCCCGATTCCGACGCCGATGATCGGGTCGGCCCACGCCCATCCGGTCGTCCAGAGGATGATCGCGGCGACGATCACGCCCACCGAGCCGAGCATGTCGCCCATCACCTCGAGCATCGCGCCGCGCAGGTTGATGCTGTCGCGGGCGCCGGAGCGCAGCAGCAGGAAGCTGACGATGTTGACGGCGAGGCCGACGACCGCGGTGATCAGCAGCGGAGGGCCGGGCACGTGCTGCGGATCGCCGAGACGCATCACGGCCTCGACGATGACGTAGCCGGCGACGCCGAACAGCAGCACGCCGTTGGCGAGGGCGGCGAGCACCTCGAGCCGATAGAGGCCGTAGGTGCGCTGGGCGGTCGCGGGGCGACGCGCGAGCAGGATGGCGGTGAGCGCCATCGCGAGGCCGAGCACGTCGGTGCCCATGTGCCCGGCGTCGGAGATGAGGGCGAGCGAGTTCGTGGCGAAGCCGACGATGAACTCGACGACCATGAAGGCGCCGGTGAGGATGACGGCGATGACCAGGGCGCGCAGGTGGCGGCTGCCGGCGCTGCCGGCGCTGTCGGCGCCGGCGTCGCCGATGGCGAGACCGTGGCTGTGTCCGGCGCCCATATGCTCTCCCGTCTGTTCATATGAACAGTCGTTCATATATTGGGCGTGTGGCGTGACGGTGTCAACCCCGCGGCATCGGCGTCCGGGATGCCGGCCGGGTCAGATCGTCATGTCGACGATCTTCTTCGCCACCGCGAGCATCTCCGGGGTGCAGGTCACCGGGTAGTTGATGCGGTAATCGGGCTTCTGCACGAGCGACATGCACTCGGCCGAGGCCTCGTACTCCCAGCTGAGGCCCGCCATCCAGTCGGGCATCTGCCCGGCCTGGTCGGTGAACAGGCGGGTGAAGTCGGGGTCGGCCTTCATCCGGTCGTCGACGCGGTTCTGCAGCACGTGCGAGAACTCGTGCACCATCACGTCATCCCAGGTGTCCTGCCCGGCGGTCGCGGCGGCGCGGTAGACGGTGGGCGCCATGACCTTCGTCGGCCAGCGGGATGAGACGCAGGCCTGGGTGCCGTCGGTGCCGTTGCCGCAGGTGGCGTCGCTGAACTCGAACTCGGCGATGCCACCGCTGATGCGGTCGAGCGCGGCCTCGGCGGGGCTGCCGGTCGTGTTGACCATGTTCGCCGCCTTCGGCGCGTAAGTCGTCTCCCAGTCGGCCACCTCCTCGGCGATCTCGGCCGCGAGGTCGTCGACGACGCTGATCGACGAGGTGATCATCCACAGTCGCGGGCTGGACGAGGAGCGCTCGTCGTCGACCTCGGACGTCGCGCGATCGAGGCTCGCCTGGCTGCGGACGAGCTCGTAGCCGTAGCGGTGCTCGTCGAGGTAGGCGACCAGGTCGGCGCGCTTCTGATCGAAGAGCGCGATCGCCTCCTTCGGCGTGCGCGGCGCTGCGGTGCCGGAACCCGAGGCGGAGTCGGCGGACCCGCGCAGGATCGCGCCGGCGGCGATCACCACGATCAGCAGCAGCGCGAGCAGGCCGAGACCGCCTCCGCCGACGCCGAGCAGCACCTTGCCCCAGGTGGGCATGCCCGACTGCACCCGCGCGGGCGGGCGCTGCGGCTGCAGGTAGGGCGGATACGGCGCGTACGCCGGATGCGGGGCGTACGGCTGCTGCGGAGCGAAGGATCGCTGTGCCGGGTAGGGCTGCGGTGCGTAGAGCTGAGGTGCGAGGTTCTGCGGCGGGTACTGCTGCGGCAGGTGCTGTTGCGGGTACGACGGCAGGGGCGGGCCGGCCGGCGTCGCGTACGGAGAAGGGGACGCCGGCGGCTGCGGCGCGTACTGCTGCGAGGCGTACTGCTGAGAGGCGTGCTGCGGCGGCGGCGCCGCACGCGGTGGCACGTATCCGCTCGGCGGCACCCAGCCCTGCGACGACGGGGACGCGGTCGGCGGCGGCGAGGCGAGCGCGGGCGAGGGCTGGGCAGGTGCGACCTGGGCGGGTGCGCCCTGAGCCGGTGCATACTGCTCCGTCGCAACCGGGGCCGTCACGACCGGCCGCGGTCGGGTCTGCCCGGTCCAGCGCTCGCCGTCCCAGAGGCGGATCAGGTGCGGATCGACGGGGTCGGGATACCAGGCCGGGGCGGGCATGTGCGGGAGGAGCCTTTCACTGCGCAGACGGCTCACTGTAACCCGCCGCTGAGCTTTCATCAGCGGGGATGCGCGACCACGGTCGGGCGTCGGTCAGCGGGCGTCGAGCGTCAGGGCGTGATGAGCATCCGCGAGATCCGGTCGCCGTCGACGGTGAAGCGGATCGGGCTGGTGCCGTTGTAGCCGTCGCCGGTGACCGTGACGGTGACGATCCAGTCGTCGCCCTGCTGCTCGGCGTCGACGAGCGCGAAGTGCGAGCGCTTGCCGATGTTGTCGGAGGCGTCCCATGAGCGGGCGCCGTCGTGGCCGTGGAAGCCGCGGCCCCAGTCCTCGAGGTAGGCGTCGTCGGTGAAGTTCGCGACGAAGGCGTCGCTGTCGGCGGCGTTGGTGGTGTCGATGAAGCGCTGGATGGCGGCGGGGATCTCGGTCATGCCTCGAGCGTGGCACCGGCGAGGGGGCGCATCCAGGGAGCGTCGATCCGGGGGCTGCGGATGCGCGCTGCGACGTCGATGCCCGCGTCGCGGCGGAGGGCGCGACGCGGGCGCTCGGCTCAGGCGGCGGTGCCGCTGCGGAACGGGATCGACGGGAAGTCGACCGGGGTGCCGAGGGCGACGTTCACGTAGTTCGTGAAGATGTTGAGCGCGACCTGGCCGATGGTCTCGACGATCTCCTCGTCGCTCCAGCCGGCGGCGCGCACCGCATCCACGTCGCTCGCCTGAATCTGGCCGTGGTCGTCGACGAGCTTCAGGGCGAAGGTGAGCAGGGCGGCGATCTTCGGGTCGTCCGACTGACCCGCCTGGGCGCTCGCGAGGGCCTCGCGGCTGACGCCCGCCTTGCGGCCGAGGGCGGTGTGCGCGGCGAGGCAGTACTCGCAGCGGTTGCGGTCGGCGACGGCGACGGCGAGCTGCTCGCCGATCGCGGCGCCGAGCTTGCCGCCGCCGAAGGCGCCGAACGAGCCCCACATGCTGGTGAGCGCGGCGGGCGAGTTGGCGACGGCGCGGAACATCGCCGGCACGGCGCCGAAGGCGGCGTTGATCTGGTCGAGCTGCTCCTTGACGGTGCCGGTGGCGGTCTCGCGCTCGACGAGGGCGACGTGGGTCATGGGGTTCTCCTTGGTGAGTGGATGCCGTGGGTCCGGCGGAGGTTCGAGTCCGGGGATCGGGCGTTCTGTTCGTGCTCCGCGCCGCGGGTTCTGCGGGGGAGTGAGACCAGCATCCGGTTCGTGGCAGGATGATCGGGCGCAATGCATCCGCATTAGTTGCCCATTCGTCCGGCCTTGTCAGTCGGGCCGTCGCCCGGCCGCTCATCCGGCCCCGTCGCTCAGGAGCACTCGTGTCCGATTCCGCACTCGCCGAGCCGGTCGTCGCGGCGCCGGATCGGCTCGCGGCGCTGCTCGAGCACTTCCGCGTGCGCACGAAGCTGTTCCACACCGGGCCGCTGTGCGGGGTCACGACCTTCGCCGCTCAGCCGGGCCGTGGGTTCCTGCATGTGCTGCGCGAGGGCGAGATGGAGGTCACCCATCAGGAGCCGGACGGGCGGATGCGGCGCACCGTCGTCGACCGGCCGAGCCTCGTGTTCTATCCGCGTCCGCTCGAGCACTCCTTCCATAACGCCCCGACCGACGACTCGGACTTCGCCTGCGCCGCTGTCGACTTCGAGGGCGGCGCGACGCATCCGCTCGTGCGCACACTGCCGTCGCTGGTCGTGCTGCCGCTCGATGCCGTCGGCACGCTCGCGCCGGCGCTGGAGCTGCTGTTCGCCGAGGTGGATGAGGTGGGCTGCGGCAGCCGGCTCGTCGCCGATCGCCTGTTCGAGGTCGTGCTCATCCGCCTGCTGCGCTGGATCCTCGACAACAGCGGCGAGATGGCGCTGCCGCCGGGGCTGCTGCTCGGGCTCGGTGATGAGCGGCTGACGGCGACGCTCGTCGCGCTGCACGAGAACCCGGGCGCCCCGTGGACGCTGGAGCAGATGGCGCGCACCGCCGGGCTCTCGCGCAGCGCCTTCGCGGAGCGCTTCCGCGCGACGGTCGGGCAGCCGCCGAACGACTACCTGATCGAGTGGCGGCTGACGCTCGCGCAGCAGCGGCTGCGGGCCGGATCGTCGGTGCAGTCGGTCGCGCTCCAGCTCGGCTACGCGAGCGTCTCCGCGCTCTCGCGGGTGTTCAGCCAGCGGCTGGGATGCTCGCCGCGCCAGTGGCTCGCGGAGGTCGCCGCCGCTTGACGCGCCGCGCGTTCAGTCTTTAGAAGGGCGCGGGGTCGAGGTACTCGAGAAGGTCGTCGGGAACTCCTGCTCGGGGCGGCGGAGGACAGGGCGAGCCGGCGACCGGTTCAGACGGATCGCCCCGGTCGCGCTGCCGATCGCGGGCATCGTGGAGGTGGCGGATCGGGTGTTCGAGTGGCACGAAGGCGACCGCTGGAGCGGGTGCGTCTTCGCGGTAGGTGCGCCCGGTCGGGGAGGTCCATTCGAGAAGCCCACCGGCATGCTGTTCCACTCTCCAGGCGGTGAACTGCTTCATCGAGTGATGTCGCTGGCACAGGTGGGCGAGGTTGGTCAGGTTTGTCGGGCCGCCGAGGGCGGCATCGATGGTGTGGTCGAGTTCGCAGCGGATCGCCGCAATCCGGCATCCGGGGAAGCGGCAGTGCAGGTCACGGGCGCGCAGGTGGCGGCGCTGATCGAGACTCGGCCGGTACCGGTCGACCGCAACCGTGGCGCCGTCGACGGGATCAGTGAGCAGGCGGGTCCAGGAGCTGGTGTCGCCGGCGAGGTAGCGGGCGGTACCGGTATCGATCGGCGAACGCCCGATCAGGTCGGCCGGGTTCTCGTCATCGCCGAGCAGGGTCAATGCGGAGACGGTCACCTGCACCTGCGCGCGGATGGCGCCCAGCGCACCGGGCCCGTCACCGAACGCGGTCGGATCGAGCGCGGGTGTGCCGGCGAGGAGCAGATCCGCGAACACGTCCGCGCGGATCTGGTCGGCCGTGCGGCGGTCGGAGATCTCCCGCGCCGGAGCTTCGTGCGATCTCGTCCCGGACGGGTCGGCGGTGTCCTGCACTGCGTGCGCCATCCGCGTCAGCCGATCCAGGATGCCGTCGCCGATGACCGTGGGGACGG encodes:
- a CDS encoding cation diffusion facilitator family transporter, producing MGAGHSHGLAIGDAGADSAGSAGSRHLRALVIAVILTGAFMVVEFIVGFATNSLALISDAGHMGTDVLGLAMALTAILLARRPATAQRTYGLYRLEVLAALANGVLLFGVAGYVIVEAVMRLGDPQHVPGPPLLITAVVGLAVNIVSFLLLRSGARDSINLRGAMLEVMGDMLGSVGVIVAAIILWTTGWAWADPIIGVGIGLFILPRTFLLTRQALRILLEVAPKHVDVPKLVARIEALPGVDSVHDLHVWTLTSGIENCTGHVRVAEGADYATVLESTQAVLDENGIHHATIQCEPASFRGERELPV
- a CDS encoding DUF2510 domain-containing protein, whose amino-acid sequence is MPAPAWYPDPVDPHLIRLWDGERWTGQTRPRPVVTAPVATEQYAPAQGAPAQVAPAQPSPALASPPPTASPSSQGWVPPSGYVPPRAAPPPQHASQQYASQQYAPQPPASPSPYATPAGPPLPSYPQQHLPQQYPPQNLAPQLYAPQPYPAQRSFAPQQPYAPHPAYAPYPPYLQPQRPPARVQSGMPTWGKVLLGVGGGGLGLLALLLIVVIAAGAILRGSADSASGSGTAAPRTPKEAIALFDQKRADLVAYLDEHRYGYELVRSQASLDRATSEVDDERSSSSPRLWMITSSISVVDDLAAEIAEEVADWETTYAPKAANMVNTTGSPAEAALDRISGGIAEFEFSDATCGNGTDGTQACVSSRWPTKVMAPTVYRAAATAGQDTWDDVMVHEFSHVLQNRVDDRMKADPDFTRLFTDQAGQMPDWMAGLSWEYEASAECMSLVQKPDYRINYPVTCTPEMLAVAKKIVDMTI
- a CDS encoding nuclear transport factor 2 family protein encodes the protein MTEIPAAIQRFIDTTNAADSDAFVANFTDDAYLEDWGRGFHGHDGARSWDASDNIGKRSHFALVDAEQQGDDWIVTVTVTGDGYNGTSPIRFTVDGDRISRMLITP
- a CDS encoding carboxymuconolactone decarboxylase family protein, with the translated sequence MTHVALVERETATGTVKEQLDQINAAFGAVPAMFRAVANSPAALTSMWGSFGAFGGGKLGAAIGEQLAVAVADRNRCEYCLAAHTALGRKAGVSREALASAQAGQSDDPKIAALLTFALKLVDDHGQIQASDVDAVRAAGWSDEEIVETIGQVALNIFTNYVNVALGTPVDFPSIPFRSGTAA
- a CDS encoding cupin domain-containing protein; translation: MSDSALAEPVVAAPDRLAALLEHFRVRTKLFHTGPLCGVTTFAAQPGRGFLHVLREGEMEVTHQEPDGRMRRTVVDRPSLVFYPRPLEHSFHNAPTDDSDFACAAVDFEGGATHPLVRTLPSLVVLPLDAVGTLAPALELLFAEVDEVGCGSRLVADRLFEVVLIRLLRWILDNSGEMALPPGLLLGLGDERLTATLVALHENPGAPWTLEQMARTAGLSRSAFAERFRATVGQPPNDYLIEWRLTLAQQRLRAGSSVQSVALQLGYASVSALSRVFSQRLGCSPRQWLAEVAAA
- a CDS encoding HNH endonuclease signature motif containing protein; the encoded protein is MEKPTTTPLSTGATPTADGVVAGTVTLTGLVGEAEVALATLTAGQVAEVRMLARAGQLAEAEAAGAPANVRAHDMALRSIAAEIGGVLRSPDRTIQRRIGEAREIVEFYPAALSAWEHGFITRGHVAVIVDAGRIVPVDRRGEFEREAIERSLFDTPNRVRASLELYAEKLTERTSTERHEDATRARAVRLISGRDGMCDVIATVPTVIGDGILDRLTRMAHAVQDTADPSGTRSHEAPAREISDRRTADQIRADVFADLLLAGTPALDPTAFGDGPGALGAIRAQVQVTVSALTLLGDDENPADLIGRSPIDTGTARYLAGDTSSWTRLLTDPVDGATVAVDRYRPSLDQRRHLRARDLHCRFPGCRIAAIRCELDHTIDAALGGPTNLTNLAHLCQRHHSMKQFTAWRVEQHAGGLLEWTSPTGRTYREDAPAPAVAFVPLEHPIRHLHDARDRQRDRGDPSEPVAGSPCPPPPRAGVPDDLLEYLDPAPF